The following are from one region of the Stigmatella ashevillena genome:
- a CDS encoding IS3 family transposase (programmed frameshift) encodes MERRKRRKFSEEFKAEAVRLAREGGKSLSQVAKDLDLTESALRQWVQHAERSEAPTGPEPLSPSEREELLQLRKENRQLLMERDFLKKAGGLLREGGLEVKFEFIDAQKAFFPVEFLCEQLGVSRSGYYAWRERPESARQQQDKQLAEEVAKVHQESRGTYGSPRVHAEMRARGRKVSRKRVARLMEEQKLQARKKRRAVRTTDSKHPNPVAPNVLERDFSPDKPNSTWSTDITYIWTGEGWLYLAVVLDLFSRMVVGWSMSEHIDTPLVLGALEMALEGRQPPKGLIHHSDRGSQYASAEYQQALASRGIQCSMSRKGNCWDNAVVESFFSSLKMELVYQTQFDTRHQARSALFEYIEVFYNRTRRHSTMGYMTPLEFERAALPVKLAA; translated from the exons ATGGAGCGAAGGAAGAGGCGGAAGTTCAGCGAGGAGTTCAAGGCCGAAGCAGTGAGGCTCGCCAGAGAAGGAGGCAAGTCGCTGTCGCAGGTGGCCAAGGACCTGGACTTGACGGAGTCGGCGTTGCGCCAGTGGGTGCAGCATGCCGAGCGGAGCGAGGCCCCTACCGGGCCCGAGCCGCTGAGTCCATCTGAGCGGGAGGAACTGCTCCAGCTGAGGAAGGAGAACCGGCAGTTGCTCATGGAGCGGGACTTCCTAAAAAAAGCAG GCGGCCTTCTTCGCGAAGGAGGGCTCGAAGTGAAGTTCGAGTTCATCGACGCGCAGAAGGCCTTCTTCCCGGTGGAGTTCCTGTGTGAGCAGTTGGGCGTGTCGCGCTCGGGCTACTACGCCTGGAGGGAGCGTCCGGAGTCAGCGCGCCAGCAACAGGACAAACAGCTGGCCGAGGAGGTGGCCAAGGTGCATCAGGAGAGCCGTGGCACCTACGGCAGCCCCCGGGTGCATGCGGAGATGCGAGCCCGAGGGCGCAAGGTGAGCCGCAAGCGAGTGGCCCGCCTCATGGAAGAGCAGAAGTTGCAGGCACGAAAGAAGCGCCGAGCGGTGCGCACCACAGACTCCAAGCATCCCAACCCCGTGGCCCCCAATGTCCTGGAGCGAGACTTCTCTCCCGACAAGCCCAACAGCACCTGGTCCACGGACATCACCTACATCTGGACGGGAGAGGGGTGGCTGTACCTGGCGGTGGTGCTGGACTTGTTCTCACGCATGGTTGTCGGTTGGTCCATGAGTGAGCACATCGACACCCCTCTGGTGCTCGGGGCCCTGGAGATGGCTCTGGAGGGACGACAGCCCCCCAAGGGGCTCATCCACCATTCGGATCGAGGCAGCCAGTACGCCAGCGCCGAGTACCAGCAAGCCCTCGCCTCCCGCGGCATCCAGTGCAGCATGTCCAGGAAGGGCAACTGTTGGGACAACGCCGTCGTGGAGAGCTTCTTCAGCAGCCTGAAGATGGAGCTGGTCTACCAGACCCAGTTCGACACGCGTCACCAGGCACGCTCGGCCCTCTTTGAGTACATCGAGGTCTTCTACAACCGCACCCGGCGGCACTCGACTATGGGCTACATGACCCCATTGGAGTTTGAACGAGCCGCACTACCTGTTAAGTTGGCAGCTTAA